Within the Candidatus Binatia bacterium genome, the region CGTCGAGTACGCGCCGGCGAGATAGTAGCTCTTGCCGTGGGTGGCGAGAATGAAGATCGCCATCACCACGAATGCAATCGCCAAGAAGCGGAAGCGCGCGAGCCGCGCCGAGACGAACGGCGCGACGATGCCCGCGATCCAAAGCGGCGCGAGCAGAAAGTTCATCGAGAGCATCTGCGCGATCGTGAACTGCAGCGGCGTTCCGGTATAGTTGCCGGGATTATCGTTGCGGACGAGCTCGAGGAATGGAAATCCGTGCGCCGCCTGCCAGAGCACGTTCGGAAGCGCGAGCGCGGCGGCGATCGCTACGCCGATCCAGAGTTCGCGCGAACGCAGGAGCGAGCGCGGGCCGGCGAGCGCGATCCCGATCGCGAGACCGATCGCCCAAAAGAGAATGCCGTACTTCGCTTCGAACGCAACGCCGGCGACGACGCCGGCCCAGACGAGCGCGCGCGGCTCCGAACGAACGATCGCGAGCGTCACGAGGTAGGCGACGCCGGTGAACGCGAGCGGCTCGAAGGTCGAGGTGGAGAGCGTCGCCGTCATCGCGGTCACCAGCGCCGCCGCCGCCGCCGCGACCGCCGCGAGCCACGCGCCGCGCGTCGTCGCGCCGAGCAGTTGCGCAAACGCCACGGTCAACGGAACGAGAAAGACGGCGGCGAGTACCGCCGGAATTCGCAGGAGCCAGATGTGAATGCCGGTCGCCTGCGTCAGCGCCGCGAGGAGCGGAACGAGCGGCGGCTGATCCACGTAGCCAAACGCCGGGTGGCGTCCGCAGATGATGAAGTAGAGCTCGTTGCGAAACGCGTCGTACTGGCCGGCGACGGCCAGGTGCACGATCGCAACGACGGCGGCGACGGACCACGCGGCCCAGCGCGCGCCCTTGCTCATCGCGCTTACGGCGGGGGCGGCCAGATGGCGACTCCGGTTGGATAGGTCGTCTTACCCCACCCTTGGTTGATCGACCCGAGCACCGTTCCGCCCGGGTAACTAAGGATCTCGATCTGATCGAAATTCGAGACGAAGATGTGCGAGCGGCTCTTGTCGAATGCGATCCACGCCGCGCCGTTCGGAACGGAGATCTGTTGCACGAGCTTGCCGTCGCTCTCGGCGTAGACCTCGATGATGCCGGCGCCGTCGCAGGCGAGCAGATCGTTAGAACCGTCCTCGAGGAGGCCCCACGGCTCGGGATAGTTGACGCCGAGATCCTTCGCCTTGCCGCGAGCGTGCGCGAACGCGGCAATCTTGCCGCCGTCGCTGCCGGGCGCTTCGTACGAGACGTAGATCGTCTTCGAGTGATGGTGCAGCGCGATGCCGTACGCCTGAAAACTCTTGAGGTGCAGCACGCGCGCCGGCACGCTCGCCCCTGGCATATAAACGGAGACCGAACCCGGCGAAAAGTAGCCGATCGGCGCGATGTTCGAGACGTACATCGTGCCGTCGCTGCCGACGGCAACGTCGAACGGAACCCACTTCGCCGGCACGATGTAGCGCGAGTAGATCGTCGAGCCCTTCGGGTAGATCTTGATGTCGCCGGCCGCCGGGCCTTCGGTCGCAACGCCCTCGTCGGTGACGTAGAGATTGCCGGCGGCGTCGGTCGTCATGCCGTCGGGTCCGTCGCTATCGGCGATCTGGCCGACGAGCGTCGCCTTCAGCCCCTGCATCGAGAAGATGTCGATGTTGCCTAAGAACGGATCGGCGACGTACAGGAGCTCTTTGGCGGACTTTGCGTTCGGCGAGATCCAACTCGGCGCGCGCCGCGCCGAGGTTGGCGGAAGCACTCCAGTCGTGTCCGGGCTCGCGTTCCGAGCGCCGCAGCCCGACGCGGCGAGAACGATGCCGAGCACGAGCGCAAGTCGAAGCGACGGAACCTTCATGCGGCGCCACTACTCCGGAGCGCGCGGCCGCACCCGCTTGGCGTTAGGGAACGGTGTAGATTTGGCCCGTTTGCAGCCCTTCGATGCTTTTTGAGTAGGCGAGGGCGACGAGCCGAACCGGCACCGGAACGTAGCCGCGAAAGTACGGACCATACTCCTGCGCCGATTCCTCGAGCACGGTCGGGCTTACCGCGTTGATGCGGTGCGCCGGAAGCTCGATCGCGGCGGCGCGCACGAAGCTCTCGAGCGCGCCGTTGACCATCGAGGCCGACGCGCCGTACCGAATCGGATCGCGCGAGAGAATTCCCGAGATTAACGTGAACGAGCCGCCCTGCTGCACGCGTTCGTGCCCCGCCAGCACGAGATTGACTTGGCCCATGAGCTTATCGCGCAGCCCGACGTCGAACTCTTGCGCCGTCATCGTCTCGAGCGGGCCGAAGTGTACGTTACCGGCGCAGCACGCGACGGCGTCGAGTTTGCCCGCGCGCTCGTAGAGGTCGCGCACGCTCGCCGGATCGGCGATGTCGACGCGGAGGTCGCCGCTCGAGCGACCCGCGGTTACGATCTCGTGCCGAGCCGAAAGTTCCGCGGCGACGGCCTTTCCAATGGTGCCGCTCGCGCCGACGATGAGTATCTTCATAGCCCACCTGAACCCACGCACGCTTTGCGGCGGTTGCAGGGTGCGTGGATGCCGACGTCATCGTCATCGGCGCGGGGACGGCAGGTTTGGCGGCAGCGCGCAGCCTCGGGAGCCGGGGCATTCGCGTTCACGTGCTCGAGGCTCGCGATCGCGTCGGAGGCCGCGCCTATACGATCGCGTCGCCCGGCGGCGGCCCGCCCGCCGAACTCGGAGCCGAGTTCATCCACGGTAGCGGCGACGAGACGAAGCGGCTGCTGCACGAGATCGGCAGCGGCGCGACCGAGACCAGCGACGACGCCTGGATCTGCAGCGACGGCGAACTGCAGCGCGAGGATGCGCGCTTTACTGAGGCCGCCGCGATCTTCCAGGAGAGCCTGCGCCTAGCGAGCGACGTCAGCGCCGCGGATTTCTTGCGGCGATACGCGCGCGACGCGGAGACGCGCGAGATTGCCGGTTGGGCGCGCGCCTTCGTCGAGGGATTCGAAGCGGCCGATCCCGCGATCGCGAGCGCGCGCGCGATCGGCGACGAGTTGCGTTCCGGGATCGATTCGAGCAGCGCGCGTCCGACCGGAGGGTACGGCCCGATCGTCGCGCACCTGCGCGACGCGTGCATCGCTGCCGGCGTCACCATCGCGCTCTCGACCGTCGTGCGGCGCATCGCATGGAGCGATGCGTCGGTTGCTGTGGGCGCGCGCACGGCGGACGGCGCGGAGCGGACGCTGCGCGCGCGCGCGGCGATCGTGACGCTTCCCACCGGGGTGCTGCGCGGCGACGGCGTTGCCTTCGATCCGGAACTGCCCCCCGAGAAGCGCGATGCGCTCGCCTTCCTCGAGATGGGACAGGTCGTCAAGGTCGCGCTTCGATTCACGACCCGTTTTTGGGAACGAATCCGCGGCGGACGTTACCGCGACGCGGCATTCTTTCATTGCGACGAACGACCGTTCCCGACGTACTGGACGCAGGTACCGGCGCGCGCCGATCTCATCGTCGCGTGGGCGGGCGGTCCGAAAGCGATCGCGTTGCGAGGCACATCGGAGGGGGAGCTCGTCGAGCTGGCCCGCAATGGATTCGGCGAAGTGTTGAACGAACCGGAGCTCGCGCGCAGCGAGTTCGCGAGCGGCACGCTGCACGACTGGAGCGGCGACCCGTTCGCCCGCGGCGCCTACAGTTACGTCGCGACCGGAGGCGAGCGCGCGCGCGCGTTCCTCGCCGCGCCCGTCGGGCGCGCGCTCTTCTTCGCCGGCGAAGCGACGTCGACCGACGGCCAGGGCGGCACCGTGAACGGAGCGCTGCAGACCGGCGAGCGCGCGGCGGAGGAAGTTCGTGCAGCACTTGCTTAGCACGTGGTCGAGCTTCTATATCATGACGGGTTCGGCGGCCGCGAGCCTGACCGGTTTGATGTTCGTCGTGATCACGCTCGTGACGACGCGCGAACGGAGCAACCGGGACGGCGTCGCAACCTTCAGCACGCCGACCGTCATGCACTTTGCCGGAGCGCTGCTCGTCTCGGCCGTCCTCGTCGCCCCGTGGCATTCGCTCTTTTTTGCCGCGCTCTCGACCGGATTGGTCGGGCTCTGGGGCGTCGGCTATCTCGTGCGCGTGACTTACCTGACGAAGCGTTTGACGATTTACCAGCCCGACACGGAGGACTGGATCTGGTATACGGTTCTTCCGTTCGTCGCCTACGGCACGATATTCTTAGGCTCGGTCACGCTCGAATGGCTGCCGGCGAAGTCGCTCTTTGCCCTCGCGGGCGGCGTCCTGTTGCTGATCCTCATCGGGATTCGTAACGCCTGGGACGTCGTCACGTTCCTCGTCATCGCCGATCGCTGAACGCCTCGAGCGCGGCGAGCGCCTCCGGCAGGTTCGCCCGGCCGTAACCAAAGCGCACGTGCTCGTCGCCGGCATCGAAGACCGTGCTCGGCAGGAGCAGCACGCCGCCCTCCTCCGCCAGTCGCGAACAGAACGCCTCGCTGCTCCCGCCGAGGTAGCGCGGGAAGGCAGTCGTGCCGGCGCGCGGACGGGTCCAGCTCCAGAGCTGCGAGCGGCGGCCGAAGAAGTCGTCGAGTAGATCTAAGTTCCTCGTGACGATCGCGCGCACGCGCGCGATCAGCGCGTCGCGCCTGCGTAGCCCGAGATCGGCGAGAAACTCGCTCGGCCCGCTGTTGCAGATCGTGAGGTAATCCTTGAACGCGGCGATTCGCTCGCGCAGCGGCCGTTCGCGCGTCGAGATCCAGCCGATGCGCAGGCCCGCCAGCCCGTAGGCCTTCGACATTCCGCCGAGCGAGATGCCTCGTTCGTAGAGATCGCAGACCGCGGGGATGCGCTCCGCCTCGCGCTCCGATCCGCGATAGACTTCGTCGCCGAAGAGCCAGCAGCCGTTCCGTCGCGCGATCTCGACGACCGCGTCCATGCGCGCTCTGTCGAAGGCGTATCCCGTCGGGTTGTTCGGCGTCGTGATGACGATCGCGCGCGTCGCCGGCCGGATCAGTCGCGCCAATTCGTCGGGGTCCGGCGCGCCTTCGCCGGCAAGGTCGGATCGCCAAAGCGTGACCTCGGCGCCGATCGCTTCGGCGAGCGAGTATTGCGATTGATAGGCCGGAGACTGCACGACGACGTGATCGCCCGGCTCGAGCGCGACGTTGGCGAACGCGAAGATCGCCTCTTGCGATCCGCCGTGCACGAGCACCGACTGCGGATCGCGGTGCTCGTAGAGCGACGCGATCGTCTCGCGCAGCGCGGGCGAGCCTTGCGACTCGATGTAGCCGAGTCGCAGCGCGCGCAGCCGCTCTTCGGCTCCCGGCTCGTACGCGAGGAGCTCGCCGATCGAGAGCGTTTCGGGGTCGCTCGAGCAGAGCAGATAGGGAGTCGTGAACTCGTGCCGGGCAAAGTAACGCTCGAGCGCGAACGGTCGGGGTTTCACGCAGGTGCGTTTGGAGGTCAGCGATGCCGCATCCCGCCGCCGCCGGGAAGATCAGGGTCGTCGTCAACGACAAGATGCAGCGCGGCTACGTTTACTACCGCACGGAGCCCGTCGCGCGGAACTTTGCGCCGGGCTTCACGCCGGATCTGACGCCGAAGGAGATGCTCGCGCTCGGCGTCTTCGGCGGCAGGTACATGACCGACTGCCGCGCGGAGTTCCCGGCGTCGTGGTTCGCGCGAGCGAGGCTCTGCCCCAAAAGACACGACCCCGCGCTCAATTATTTCGGCGTCAACGCGTCGCAGCCGCTGCGCGAGTGGCGGCGCAAGGGCTGGATTCATCCGCAAGACCCGCGCGGATGGTTTCAGTGGTACTGCCGGTACTACATGGGCCGGCGCAGCGACGACGACGATCGGCAGATACGGCGTTGGCACGCGATCAGGCGGCACGCCGGGGCGATCGCGAAGAACTGCGCGCCGCGCGATCTCACCTGCCGGCGGCGCCAGCGGCAAGCGCTGCTCCACTGGGCCTACGACAGTAGAAGAATTTAGATCGTGCGGAGCATCGTGACGCTGATATGATTGCCGCTCTCGGCCTCGCGCTCGACGCAGAGCTCCGAGGCGAGTTGGCCGACGATGAAGAGTCCGCGGCCGCGCTCGCTCAGCACGTCGTCGGGGAGATGCGCCTCGGTTAGGATCAGCGGGGGGCCGGAGTCGATCACGTGGAGCACCATCGCCTCGTCGCTGAGGACGATGGAGATCTCGACCGGACCGGGGGCGTGGCGGACGACGTTTCCCAGCAGCTCTCCGAAGATCAGCTCGGCCCGGTCTATGAAGTCTCCGTTCTCGTTGACGCTCTGCAAGAACGCGACGAAGTGCGAGCGCGCACCGACGGCCGCGCGCGCGTCGTCAACGTAGAGCGTCCATGCCGGAGGTCCGCTAACCATCGCTCGTAATTCGCTTTTCCTCGACCGGGGCTCATACCTTCGAGCGGAGTGCGGAGGCGCCGCCGGTCGAGGAGCAGAACGAACGCGCTGCCGGCACGATGCAGAGAAAGATACTCCCGTCAATTGCTGCCGCGGCCGCGGCGATGCTGTTGACGGCTCAGGCGCAAGGGCCGCGTCAGGACGCCCAGGCGGCGGCGCTGCTGGCGAAGCATCGCGCGTACGTCGGCTGGCAGTTCGGCGACGGGACGTTCAGGACGATGCGCATCACGGGCTACATCACCGACGAGAGCGGCGAGAAGACCGTGAACTTCACGCAACTGTGGGAGGGCGCGCTCTACCGCCAGACCTACGAGCTTCCCAAACGACCGGGTATCAGCGAGCAGAGCGGCTTCACCGGCAACCTTTTCTGGAGGACGGATATCAACGGCTTCACGACGCCGGTCTACGGCGACGAAGCCAAGTACCTCGCGTCGATTACCGCGCTGCAGCAAGAAGGCACGACCGAGCTTCCCGCGACCTACGTCGAGAACAAGACGATTGACGGGAAACTCGCCGGCATCGTGCGCGTGACGATGGACCGCGGCGACGCGATCGACCTCGCCGTCGATCCCGAGACGGGAGCCTACGTTCAGGCGACGGTCGATCCGGGCGGCGCATACGAAGCGACGTTCCACATCCTCTCGTATGCCGACGTGCTGCCCGGGAAGAAGATAATAGCGACATTCCGGATCGACGCGAACAAGCACGTGCACACGCACGCGACGTTCGAGCCGAACGTCGCGGTGAGCGACGCCGATCTCCATCCGCCGCCTCCGATCGCCTCGTGGAGCTTCGAAAACCACGATCCGTATCCGATCGCGCTCACCCCCTCACGCATTCTGATCGACGCAACGGTGAACGGCGTCAAGGGGCGCTTCATTCTCGACACGGGCGCGAGCTCGATCTTCCTCGACGACCGCTTCGCCGACCAGGCGAACGCGCAGGCGCTCAGCGGCAGCGGAACGACGCATACGCTCTACGGGAACGTCAAGAACCGCGTGCGGCGCGTCGAGACGATCGCCTTCGGCGGGGCGACGCTCCACAACGTGCTCGTCTACACGCAGAACTTCTCCGGCAGCGACTATCGCGGCCTCGATCGGAAAGGCTACGCGGGGCTCGTCGGCTTCGACCTCTTTGCCGGCGCGATCGTCAAGCTCGATATCTATGCCTCGAAGATGACGATCCTCGATCCCTCGGCCGATCTCTCCGGCGTGCACGGCTTACCCCTGATCGTCGATCTCTCCGAGGGGATTCCGGCGGTCCCGATGACGCTCAATAAGACGATTCCGGTCAACGTCTATCTCGATACGGGCAATCCGGGCATCATCTTCTTCGGCCCGGATCTGGTCCACAAGCGGAACATCAAGATGTTCAGCGGCTGCGCCAACATCGAGAGCCTGACGATCGGGCCGATCACATACGCGGGGGAGCAGGCCTGCGAGTGGAACTTCGCTGCCAACAACATGCTCGTCGGCTACGATTTCCTGCGCCACTTCGATTACGTCTTCGACTACCCGCACGGCCGAATAATCCTGACGCCCAACAAGAACTAACGAGGAGGATTCGCATGCAGCTCAATCGCGCGGCGTTTCTGGCGGGTTCGCTCGCCGCCGGCGCCCTTCTCCCCAAGGCGGCGTTCGCCGCGACCGGCGGCGAGTCGGAGCAGAGCGCTCCGCCCGAGCGCCTGCTCGGGCAATTGATGGCCGGGAACAAGCGCTTCGTGGACAACGATTTTCCGGCGATGGACCGCTCCGCGACGAGGCGCGAGCTGCTCGTGGATAGTCAGGCGCCGTTCGCCGCGATCCTCGGCTGCGCCGACTCACGCGTGATTCCGAACTTGATCTTCGTGCAGGGGCTCGGCGACCTCTTCGTGGCCCGCGTCGCGGGAAACTTTCCCGACGATCTCGTGACCGCCTCGCTCGAGTACGCCGTCGAACATCTCGGAACGCGACTCGTCATGGTGCTCGGTCACCAAAACTGCGGCGCGGTTAAAGCGGTCTACTCCGCGATCGAGCACAAGTCGCCGCTCCCGCCGCACCTCTCGACGATCGAGCGGCTGATCGCGCCGGGGATCGAGAGCGTCGTCGCGGCCCGCGGCACTCTCGACGCCGCGATCGCGGCGAACGCGCGCGCGAGCGTCCAGGTGCTGAAGACGACGCCGCCGGTTCTCGCCGAGAACGTGAAATCGGGGAAGGTGCTCGTCGTCGGCGGCATCTACGAACTGGGAAGCGGCAAGGTGCGGCTGCTCGAGTAGCCGCTACGTACCGGCGTCGGCTCCCGCGTGAAAGACGAACTTCACGATCAATCGGTCGAGCGTCGCACCGGCCGCTGGGCTGCCGTAGTTGACGAAGAGCTCGTTGCCTTGCGCGAAGCGCTGGTGAAAGGCGATGGCGAGGTTGTTGCCGATCTGCGTGGCGAAGCCGCCGTAGCCGTTGATGTCGCGTAATTGTACGGTCAGCGAGCTCTCGTTGCTGATGTCGTAGCCCAGGCCGACGCGCCGGAGCCATTGCGAATCGAGCAGGCCGGTGGAGAACGCGCGCTCGTAGGTGCCGTCGTACTCGAGCGCGAGCGTGAGGCCGCGCGCGAGCGGGCGGCTGGTCACGATCGTGAAGAGATGCACGTAGTCGTCGCCGTACGGACCCCACGAGTAGTTGACGTCGAGCGGCCGCGGCGTGCCGTCGCGGTAGCCGACCGGAATCTGGTAGAGGTTGTACGGCTGGGTGACGCCGTCGAGATAGCAGGGGTAGCCGGTGAAGCTGGACGTGTATAAAATTTGCCCGCTGCAGCCCGGTCCGGCGGGGATCGAGTACGAACGCAGTTGTCCGATCGCCTCGCCGACGCCGTTGAACGAGAACTGATCCTTCAGCAGCGCGTTGACGTACAGCTGCGTGTCGGCCTGGTGAACGACGCCGGAGTCGTCGAGAAAGCGGTCCGCCGCAAAGAAGACCGAGTAGCTCTTGAACGCGGGCGACGCACCGTTGACGTTCGCGAAGAACTGCGGTCCCCTGATGTCGGAGTTTGCCGTATACCCGTCGATCGGATTGTAGTTCGGCGAGATGTCGAGGTAGCCGCCGTTGAACTCGAGGTTGCCCTTGTGATGGTCTACGAAGAACTGTGCGAGATCGGCGTGTCCCTGCGGCACCCAGTCTCCGTTCTCGAACGAGTAATCGGCGAAGTAAATCATCCCGTTCTGCAAGTTGCGGGCCTCGAAGCCGTCTTCGATCGTCGTGTCGTATCCCGAGATGCTGTGGTTGGCGAAGACGCCGTCGCTCCAGTATAGGAACGATCCGCCCGGCGTCGCGTGCTCGAAGCCGTAGGCCTGATCGCTGAACGTGTTGTTGCTCGGTACGTCGTATCCATGGAACGTCAGGGCGCCGAAGCTCTGATCGCCGAACGTTCCCTCGACCTTCGCGCCGCTGTCGAACGGGCCGACCGAGGGCGAGTAGAAGACGAGGTAGGGCGGCTGCACGTCCGTTCCAGCCGGAGCGCGCGGCCCCGAGTCGGCGTTGATATACGAGGCGCCTTGCGAGAAGAACGGGCGATACTCGAGGAGCTGCCTTGGAAACTCCTGCGGCGCGATCGTCTGCTGGTCGATCTCGACGTTGGAGAAATCCGGATTGAGCGTGCCGACGAAGCGGATCGTCGGCGTCAGCGGATAGCTGATATCCCCACCGTACTGCCGCACGTTCATCGGCAAGAACGTTCCGTTTGCCTGCTGGAAGTAATCGCGGTCCGCGCCCATGCTCGCGAGCGCGTAGATGTCCGCGCGCGGCTTCGGCCGCGCGGCCGCCGCGGCGCCGAGATTCATTTCGCCGGCGGGCCAGAAGCGCGTGTCCGGCGTGAAGATCGGCCACGAGCCGCTCGGCGCGTCTTGCATGATCGGATCCCAGGCCCAGACCAGATGCTCGCCGCGCACGGCGATGCCGCGGACGAACTGCAAACGCCACGTCTGTTTGCCGGCGCGCGGCACGCGAATCACGTCGAGCGGGATGACGAGCACGGCGCTCCATTCCTTCTGCCCGATAGCGCCGGCCGCGCTCCACCGCGGCCGGAAGCGCACGTTCTCCGTCGCCTGTTCGTATCTGATGCCCCGCGGCGTCGCCTCGAAGTAGTAGGCCTGGCTGCCGGAATCGCTCGTGTCCACGCCGATGCCGACGAAGTCGTCGAGGCCGAAGCCGACGTCGTTCGTCGTCTCCGAAGCGGTGATCGGAATGCCGTCCTGTTCGGCCTTGAAAGCGACGTAGAGATTCTTGTCGTCGTACAGCAGGTAGGCCGTCGTCTTTACGACCGCGGGCGAGCGCGTCGTGACGTTCTCCCAAGGCCCGTCTCCGTTCGGCACCTCGCCCGCGGCCCAGGCCGGATCGGAGAGCGAGGGATCGAGGGCGAGCGGATGGGGCGCGCGAGCCGGCGCGAACGAGAAACGCTGCGTCACGGCGGCGCGAGCCGGCGCGCAGAGCGCGCCCGCCGCGAGCGAGACGCAAAGGACGAATCGAAGGAGCCTCACACCTCCGGCAAGTCTAACACCGGACGATGCGCCGCGCGCGCCGGTCGCGCGCGTTCGCGCGGAATTTGATGAGTCGTTGATGACGCGAGCCGATCTAGTGGTGATCGGCGCGCGGCCGGCTCTCGCGCGCGAGCATCTCGCCGGCGAGCTCGACGATGCCGTTCGCCGCGGCATCGAGCAGTAGGCGCCCCTTCTCGACGCTCGCCGCGGTCGGATCGCCCATCACGCCGCTCTCGCTCAACTGACTCCAATACTCCATCATCGCGAGCGGCCCGTCGCCGGCGATCAAATCGGTCCAGTAGTTCTTCGACGGACGATGCGAGAGCTCGCGAACGGCCTGGCTCATCTCGACGAGATCGGGGCGTAGCGCGAGATAGAGCGACGTCTCGAACTCGCAGGCGTGGTTCATCCCGCCGACCGGGTCGGATTCGCGAAGCGACTCGGCCGCCTCGCGCACGCCCGGCGCGGCCCAATAGTTGACGGCGGCCGCGAGCGCTCCCGTCTCGACCACGCAGAGGCGCGCGACGATGTCGGCAAACGGCGTGTTGCTGCCGTGCCCGTTGACGATGAGAATTCGGCGGAAGCCGTGGCGCGCGAGGCTCTTGCAGACGTCGAGACCATAATCAATGAAGGTGTGGGCGCCGATCGTCAGCGCGCCGGGAAAGTCCATGTGATGCGGACTATACCCGTGATTGATCGCGGGGACGAGCACGATGCGACCGCCGGCGCGCGATGCGGCGAGCTCGCAGACGCTCGTGCAGAGCAACAGATCGGTATCGATCGGAAGGTGCCGACCGTGGTCTTCGAGCGTTGCGATCGGAACGATCGCTACGCACGGACGCGCGGCGGCAGCCTTGACCTCCGGCCAGGTCATCTCGCCGTACCGGTATTTCTGCGCCATGCGGGCGTATTCTCGCCGCGAGTCGAATCGCCTTACGGACGGAGGAGCCGATCGAAATGAACGCGCGTCTGCCCGCTCTCCTTGCAATCCTCATCGTCACCGCGTGCTCCGGCGGCCCCGGTTCCGGCGCGATGCCCGCGCGCAGCGGTGCGATCGCTCCGCTCAGCGGTACGAGCCTCTCCGGCATTCACGTTTCGGGCAAGCATCTCGTGGACGGTTACGGCCACGTCCTTCATCTGCAAGGCGTGAACCGTTCCGGGACGGAGTATGCGTGCGTGCAGGGATGGGGCATCTTCGACGGCCCGAGCGACGCGTACTCGGTCGCCGCGATCGCGACGTGGAAGGTCAACATCGTTCGCGTCCTGCTCAACGAGGACTGCTGGCTCGGGATCAACGGCATAGATTCGCAGTACGCAGGACAGAACTACATCAACGCGATCGTCGCGTACGTCAACCTCCTGCACCAATACGGCATGTATGCCGAAGTCTCGCTGATCTGGGGCGCACCCGGAACGTACCAGGCGACCTACCAGCCCGCCGCGCCCGACGAGGATCACTCGCCG harbors:
- a CDS encoding glycosyltransferase family 39 protein, whose amino-acid sequence is MSKGARWAAWSVAAVVAIVHLAVAGQYDAFRNELYFIICGRHPAFGYVDQPPLVPLLAALTQATGIHIWLLRIPAVLAAVFLVPLTVAFAQLLGATTRGAWLAAVAAAAAALVTAMTATLSTSTFEPLAFTGVAYLVTLAIVRSEPRALVWAGVVAGVAFEAKYGILFWAIGLAIGIALAGPRSLLRSRELWIGVAIAAALALPNVLWQAAHGFPFLELVRNDNPGNYTGTPLQFTIAQMLSMNFLLAPLWIAGIVAPFVSARLARFRFLAIAFVVMAIFILATHGKSYYLAGAYSTVFALGAAACTRLPRVLVALWAVLSAANGAAALPLVLPVLPPHRLAEMMDHMSYRPRPVEAAGVGAPLMQMLSDEFGWRELAGHVDKLYGALSPADRAKLAIVASNYGEAAAIDFFGTNLPPALSGNNQYYLWGPRGRDGSVVLAINADPAKWSPICDSVRVVGWFGRSPYQMPYEHGRPILLCRGMHPPLPQL
- a CDS encoding short chain dehydrogenase gives rise to the protein MKILIVGASGTIGKAVAAELSARHEIVTAGRSSGDLRVDIADPASVRDLYERAGKLDAVACCAGNVHFGPLETMTAQEFDVGLRDKLMGQVNLVLAGHERVQQGGSFTLISGILSRDPIRYGASASMVNGALESFVRAAAIELPAHRINAVSPTVLEESAQEYGPYFRGYVPVPVRLVALAYSKSIEGLQTGQIYTVP
- a CDS encoding aminotransferase class I/II-fold pyridoxal phosphate-dependent enzyme codes for the protein MKPRPFALERYFARHEFTTPYLLCSSDPETLSIGELLAYEPGAEERLRALRLGYIESQGSPALRETIASLYEHRDPQSVLVHGGSQEAIFAFANVALEPGDHVVVQSPAYQSQYSLAEAIGAEVTLWRSDLAGEGAPDPDELARLIRPATRAIVITTPNNPTGYAFDRARMDAVVEIARRNGCWLFGDEVYRGSEREAERIPAVCDLYERGISLGGMSKAYGLAGLRIGWISTRERPLRERIAAFKDYLTICNSGPSEFLADLGLRRRDALIARVRAIVTRNLDLLDDFFGRRSQLWSWTRPRAGTTAFPRYLGGSSEAFCSRLAEEGGVLLLPSTVFDAGDEHVRFGYGRANLPEALAALEAFSDRR
- a CDS encoding ATP-binding protein → MVSGPPAWTLYVDDARAAVGARSHFVAFLQSVNENGDFIDRAELIFGELLGNVVRHAPGPVEISIVLSDEAMVLHVIDSGPPLILTEAHLPDDVLSERGRGLFIVGQLASELCVEREAESGNHISVTMLRTI
- a CDS encoding retropepsin-like aspartic protease; translation: MQRKILPSIAAAAAAMLLTAQAQGPRQDAQAAALLAKHRAYVGWQFGDGTFRTMRITGYITDESGEKTVNFTQLWEGALYRQTYELPKRPGISEQSGFTGNLFWRTDINGFTTPVYGDEAKYLASITALQQEGTTELPATYVENKTIDGKLAGIVRVTMDRGDAIDLAVDPETGAYVQATVDPGGAYEATFHILSYADVLPGKKIIATFRIDANKHVHTHATFEPNVAVSDADLHPPPPIASWSFENHDPYPIALTPSRILIDATVNGVKGRFILDTGASSIFLDDRFADQANAQALSGSGTTHTLYGNVKNRVRRVETIAFGGATLHNVLVYTQNFSGSDYRGLDRKGYAGLVGFDLFAGAIVKLDIYASKMTILDPSADLSGVHGLPLIVDLSEGIPAVPMTLNKTIPVNVYLDTGNPGIIFFGPDLVHKRNIKMFSGCANIESLTIGPITYAGEQACEWNFAANNMLVGYDFLRHFDYVFDYPHGRIILTPNKN
- a CDS encoding carbonic anhydrase encodes the protein MQLNRAAFLAGSLAAGALLPKAAFAATGGESEQSAPPERLLGQLMAGNKRFVDNDFPAMDRSATRRELLVDSQAPFAAILGCADSRVIPNLIFVQGLGDLFVARVAGNFPDDLVTASLEYAVEHLGTRLVMVLGHQNCGAVKAVYSAIEHKSPLPPHLSTIERLIAPGIESVVAARGTLDAAIAANARASVQVLKTTPPVLAENVKSGKVLVVGGIYELGSGKVRLLE
- a CDS encoding creatininase family protein, encoding MAQKYRYGEMTWPEVKAAAARPCVAIVPIATLEDHGRHLPIDTDLLLCTSVCELAASRAGGRIVLVPAINHGYSPHHMDFPGALTIGAHTFIDYGLDVCKSLARHGFRRILIVNGHGSNTPFADIVARLCVVETGALAAAVNYWAAPGVREAAESLRESDPVGGMNHACEFETSLYLALRPDLVEMSQAVRELSHRPSKNYWTDLIAGDGPLAMMEYWSQLSESGVMGDPTAASVEKGRLLLDAAANGIVELAGEMLARESRPRADHH